The region ATACACCAACAAGAAGGGGGTGGACCTGATTCTGGACCACGTGGGGGCCAAATACCTGGCGCCCAACATGAACTCCCTGGCCTACAAGGGGCGGTTGGTGATCATCGGTGTGACCAGCGGCATCAAGGCCGAACTGAACCTGGCCCTGATGATGGTGAAGCGCCAGCAGATCATCGGCTCGGTGCTCCGGTCCCGGCCGGTTGCGGAAAAGGGGGAGATCGTGGCCGAGTTCACCCGCCGCGCCCTGCCCAAGTTCGCCGACCGCACCATTGTGCCGATCATCGAGAAGGTCTTCCCCATCGACCAGGTGGTGGATGCCCACCGCATGATGGAAGAGGACAAGCACTTCGGCAAGATCGTACTGAAGATCCGGTAGCGCCGTTGGCCTGAACCCGTGGCGCCCTCGCGGCTCCTCTCGCTCGTATGCCTCTGTCCTGGCGTTGCCGGCCGCATCTGCTCCTCGGCGGAGGGCCCGCGACACTGGCGGATCGGCATCTCACGGGCGGCGTTTGCCCCCGGCATGTCGCTCGATCCGCCGATCGGGCGCCGCGGGTTCAGGCCAACACCCGTGACGCCCTCGCGGCTCCTCGCGCTCGTATGCCTCTGTCCTGGCGTTGCCGGCCGCATCTCGCTCCTCGGCGGCGGACCCGCGACACTGGCGGATCGGCATTTCGCGGGCGGTGTTTGCCCTCGGCATGTCGCTCGGTCCGCCGTTCGGGCGCCACGGGTTCAGGCCAACAGCCCCCTTTTCATTTCCCAAAGGATGTGGTAACCCAATTGCCCATGAATGATCTCTTACACAACTACCGCCAATTGATCGAACGCATCGATGCCCTCTGCCGCGGCATCAAGGACGCCCTGGGAGAACAGGTCACCTGCACCGAGGGGTGCAGCGACTGCTGCACGGCCATCACCCTCTTTCCGGTGGAGGCGGCCTCGCTGGCCGCGGCCCTGGAGGCGCTGCCCGAAGAGGAGGCGGAGGAGATCCGCGCCCATGTGGCGGAGCAGGCGCAGGGGGAACGCTGCCCGCTGCTTCGCAATCACCGCTGCCTGCTGTACGCCGCCCGCCCGGTGGTCTGCCGCACCCACGGCCTGCCCATCATCTACGGCAGCGGGCACGAGCGTCGCATCGACTACTGCCCCCTCAACCTGACCGAGGGGGAGACGCTCCCCGGCTCCGCCATCATCGACCTGGACAATCTCAATTCGCTTCTGGTGGCGGTCAATGCCCTCTTCCTGTCCCAGTCCGACGCCCAGGACATGCCCGAACGGCTCACCATCGCCGAAACGCTCTTGAAGCGCACCCCTCCTCGCTGAACCTCGTCACTGTCGCGGCGGGTAATAGTAGCTCATGCACAGGTCGCACAGGCCGTGGCTGGTCCGCTCCGGCGGCCGGCGGACCCATGCCGGAATCCAGTCCCAGCGTCCGTCGAGCTGCTGGTGCCTGATCCGGCGGCAGGCGGCGCACTGCACTATCAACTCATGCTCGTTGCAATACGGGGTGGAATCGGTGGGCGGTTCCACCGGCAGGGTGCCCCGGGCCTCGTGGGGCATCTCCACCACCAGGGAGTTGGCGATGAGAAGCCCCTGCCCCCCATCCAGCCGAAAGAGGAGCATGGCGAATTTACGGTAATTTTCGGCGCTTGAGCACTCGTACTCGTGGCTGATGCTGTAGGGGCGGGCCGTAACGCTGGTGAGCGCCCGGCTGAAGAGTTCGCGGTAGAAAGGGCGCAAGTCTGCGGAGGTGACATCCAGCACCGACCTGCCGAGGCATTCCGGGGACATAAGCCATGAGGCACCGTCGTTTTCCCGGGCAAAGCGCACCCAGCCCTCGTTGAAGTACGCCAGACTGAAGTCGGGCCAGATCCCGTAGATGATCTCGGTCCCGTCCGCCTGCCATCCCGTTTCCATGAAACCCAGCAGCCGGTCGAAACCGGGCGCGCATACGCCGTTCATGCATGCCTGCCTTTCCGGCGCATCGCCGATAAGAGCTGATTTATCGTCAATAATGGTGTACAAACGACAGGCTGTCAAGCGCCGCCGCAGCCAATCCCAACCAAGGATACCTTATGATTCGCATTGTTTTGCATAAGAACGAGGACAAACGCATCAAGTGCGGCCACCCCTGGGTGTTCAGCAACGAGATCCGCGAGGTGTCGGACAAGGCCTGCGCCCCCGGTGCGGCGGCCGAACTGTACGACGCTGGCGGCGGCTTCATCGGCTGCGGCCACTACAACCCCCGCTCCCTCATCGCCTTCCGCCTCCTTTCGCGGCACCGGGCAGACCTGGACCTGCCCGAATTCTACGAGCAGCGCGTGGCCTGCGCCCTGGCCCACCGTCAGGTGCTCTATCCCGGCATGGCTACCTTCCGGGCCGTGTACGGCGAGAGTGATTTCCTCCCCGGCCTGGTGGTGGACAAGTACGGCGACCACCTGTCGGTGCAGTTCCTCTCCGCGGGCATGGACGTGCGCCGGGATCTGGTGGCGGAGGCGCTGCAGCGGGTCTTTGCCCCGGCCGGGATCATCGCCCGCAACGACGTGGGGGTACGACATCTGGAGGGGCTGGAGGAAAAGGTGGAACTGCTGGCGGGGGAGATCCCCGACCTGGTGGCGATGGAGGAGAACGGCCTCCGCTTCCAGGTGAACCTGCGGGAAGGGCAGAAGACCGGCGGCTTCCTGGACCAGAAGGAGAACCACCTGCTATTGAAGGGGATCAGCGATGGGAAAGCGGTGCTGGACTGCTTCTGCTACACCGGGAGTTGGGCCGTGCACGCCGCCTCCTTCGGCGCCGCGTCGGCCCTGGGGATCGACATCTCGGCCCGGGCCGTGGCCCAGGCCGCCCGCAACGCGGAGCTGAACGGCCTGGGCGGCCGGGCCACCTTCGAGGAGTGCGACGCCTTCGAGCGCCTCCGTTCCCTGCACCACGAGGGGCGGCGCTTCGGGGTGGTGGTCATGGACCCGCCGGCCTTCGTCAAAAACCGCAAGAACATCGCCGAGGCCACCAAGGGGTATCTCACCGTCAACCGCCGCGCCCTGGAACTCCTGGAGCCGGGCGGCTACCTGATCACCTGCTCCTGTTCCTATCACATGGGGCGGGAACCGTTCCGCGACCTGCTGACCCAGGCCGCCCGCCTGGCCAAACGCGAGGTGCGCCTGGTTTCGTCCCGCGCCCAGGCTCCGGACCACCCGGTGCTGCTCTCCTTCCCGGAGTCGGAGTACCTCAAGTGCTTCGTGCTACAGGCGGTGGGGTAGGGAACATCCCCACATCCCGGCTTGCACTCCGGGCAATGGTCGTATAACCTTACCCATAAGGAGAACACCCATGACCGGACATATCATCGACCTGCGCAGCGACACCGTGACCCGGCCCGGGCCTGAGATGCGGGCCGCCATGATGGACGCGCAGGTGGGGGACGACGTGTGGGGGGACGACCCCACGGTCAACCGATTGCAGACCGTGGTGGCGGAACGCAGCGGCAAGGAGGCGGCCCTGTTCCTGCCCAGCGGTACCCAGAGCAACCTGGCGGCGCTGATGGCCCACTGCGAACGGGGTGACGAGTATATCGTGGGCCAGGTGGCCCATACCTACAAGTACGAGGGGGGCGGCGCCGCGGTGCTCGGCTCCATCGTGCCCCAGCCCATCGAGAACGCCGCCGACGGCACCTTGCCCCTGGATAAGGTCGCAAGCGCCATCAAGCACCACGGCCCGGGCATGGGGGCGCACTTTGCCCGCACCCGGCTTCTGGCGCTGGAAGACACCTTCAACGGCCAGGTGCTTCCGGCCCGGTATATACGTGAAGCCGCCGCCCTGGCCCGGGAGCGGGGCCTGGCCCTGCACCTTGACGGGGCGCGGGTCTGCAATGCCGCAGTGGCCCGGAATGAAACCCTGGCCCAGGCGTGCGCTCCGTTCGATTCCGTCTCCATCTGTTTTTCCAAGGGGTTGGGGGCGCCGGTGGGGTCGGTGCTGGTCGGGTCGCAGGCGTTCATCGAGCGCGCCCACCGCTGGCGCAAGGTGCTGGGGGGCGGCATGCGCCAGGCCGGTTTTCTGGCCGCGGCCTGCCTGTACGCCCTGGACAGCCACTTCGACCGGCTGGCCCAGGACCACGCCAATGCCGAGCATCTGGCCCGGGGACTGGGTGCCATCGACCAGGTCACGGTGACGGGGCAGGCCACCAATATGGTGTTCGCCCGATTCCCGGAAGAGGCGTGCGCGCAGTTGCAGGCGTATTTGGCCGAACGGGGGATGCTGGTGCAGGTGGCGCCCACCACCCGCCTGGTCACCCACCTGGACGTGACGGAGGCGGACCTGGATGACTTTGTGGCTGCCGTGAAAGAGTACTTTAGCCGGGGGTGAGGCCGGGCCTTGGAACATCACTGTTCATGTGAGCCGTAGGGGCGAACTGCTGTTCGCCCAATCAGGGCGCATGCGATGCGCCCCTACAAACCGCCGGAGAATTGTCCACTTGCTTGCGAAAGGGCCATCGCCATGATCAAGGGTAGCGACAAACGCCACGCCGATTACCTCATCGACGCCATCTTCCTGAACCGCTGGTCCCCCCGCGCCATGTCCGGGGAGGCGATCCCGGCGGAGGAACTGAAGGTGCTGTTCGAGGCGGCCCGGTGGGCCCCGTCCTCCAACAACAACCAACCGTGGCGCATCCTGTACGCCCAGCGCGACAGCGGGCACTGGCCGCTCTTCTTCGACCTGCTGACCGACTCCAACAAGGCGTGGTGCGTCAACGCTGCGGCGCTTTTGGTGATGGTCTCCAAGACCACCTTCGAGGGCGGCCAGCCGTGCCGCACCCATTCCTACGACACCGGGGCGGCCTGGGAGAACCTGGCCCTCCAGGGGTGCCTGCGGGGGTATGTGGTCCACGGCATGCAGGGGTTCGACTACGGCCGGGCCCGGGCCGCCCTGAACATCCCCGCGGAGTATCAGGTGGAGGCCATGGCGGCCATCGGGCTCCCCGGCCGGGTGGAGGCGCTGCCCGAGGCGTTGCAGGCCCGGGAGACTCCCAGCGACCGGCGCAAGCTGGCCCAAACCGTATGCGAAGGACCATTCTGCCTGTGACGCAAGCCGACAAACATATCCTGCAGAGCCTCTTCAAGGCCGCCCTTTCGGCGGTGGAGCCGGGGGCGGCTCTGGCCCCGCATCTGGAACGGGTGGGGGAGCGCCTGCGCAGCGAGGGGCTCCAGCGCCTCGTGGTGGCCGGTTTCGGCAAGGCGGCCATCCCCATGGCCCTGGCCGTCCAGGGACGGTTGGGCGACCTGGTATCCGGCGGGCTCGTCGTCGTCCCCCACGGTATCACCCTTCCCCCCTTCGTCACCGGGGGACTCAAATCGCTCGACTTGGCCTTTGCCGGCCATCCCCACCCGGACCACGCCGGCGAGGCGGCGGCCCGGCGCATCATGGAACTGGTCCGCTCCTGCGACCGGCAGACCCTGCTGCTCCTTCTGGTCTCCGGCGGCGGTTCGGCCCTTTTGGCGGCCCCGGCCGAGGGAATCACCCTGGAGGAAAAACGGGCCACGGCCGCTCTCCTCATGGCGGCGGGGGCCGACATCCATGAGTTGAACACGGTGCGCAAGCACCTCTCCGCCGTCAAGGGGGGGCAGTTGGCCCGCCTGGCCTTTCCGGCCCGGGTCGTGTCTCTCATGATTTCGGATGTGCCGGGGGACCGGCCGGACGTAATCGCCTCGGGGCCGGCCGTGCCCGATCCGACCACCTTCGGCGATGCCCTGGCGGTGCTGGGGCGCTTCGGCCTCACGGGCCGGGTACCTCCCGCCGTCCGCCGGCGTCTGGAACAAGGCAATGCCGGGATGGCGGCCGAGACCCCCAAGCCGGGGGACCCCCTTTTCGCCAAGGTGGAGAGCATTATTGCGGCGCGCAACCGGGACGCTCTTGACGCCGCCGCCGTAGCGGCAGAGGGCTTGGGGCTCGCGGCGCGCGTGTCTGACGATATTGTGGCCGGCGAGGCGCGGGAGGCGGGGCGGCGGCTGGCCCACGAGGCGCTGCGCTGCCGGGAGGAACTGCCCCCGGGGCAGCGGCTTTGTCTGGTGAGCGGCGGCGAGACCACGGTCGCGGTCACGGGGAACGGCAAGGGAGGGCGCAACCAGGAGTTGGCCCTGGCCTTTGCCCTGGAAATCGCCGCGACGCCGGGCATCACCCTCCTGTCCGCCGGTACCGACGGCATCGACGGACCGACGGATGCTGCCGGGGCCATCGTGGATGGGGATACCGTCCCCCTGGCCCGGCTGGCCGGTCTGGACCCCCTGGCCGCCCTGGCGGCGAACGACGCCTATCCGCTGCTGGACGCCTGCGGCGCGCTTTTGAAATGCGGGCCGACCGGGACCAATGTGATGGACATGCAGATGTGCCTGATAACCGGCGGGAGCGTAACACCATGAGCCGCCGCGTTTTCGTCATCGGCGACCTGCACGGCTGCGCCCGCACCCTGCGGGAACTGGTCACCCGGGGGATCCGCCTCACCCCCAGCGACACCCTCTACCTGCTGGGAGACCTGATCGACCGGGGACCGGATAGCAAAGGGGTATTGGATTTTATCTTCGAACTGACCGCCGCCGGTTATCATGTCGCCTCGGTGCGGGGCAACCACGAGGAGATGTGCCTGCGCGCCCCCTACAGCCGCTCGGCCATGGAGATGTGGGCCGCCAACGGCGGCCTGGCCACCCTGGCCAGCTTCCGTGCCGACGGTCCGGGGGACATTCCCCGCCGCTACCTGGAGTATCTCGACTCCCTTCCCCCCTATATCCTGCTGGACAACTTCGTCATCGTCCATGCCGGACTCAACTTCGACCTGGAGCCCCCCTTCGACCCCTTCGACGATACCGAGGCCATGCTCTGGACCCGCTCCGATGTGGTGGAGCGGCGGCGCATCGGCGGCAGGCGGCTCATCTGCGGCCATACCATGGTTTCGCGCCAACAACTGGAGGCCTCCCTCAAGGAGGACAAGATCATGCTGGACAACGGCTGCGTCACCGCCCGGTGGCCCGACATGGGCTACCTTGCGGCCCTGGAGCTGAACAGCATGCGGGTGGTCTTTCAGGAAAATATCGATCGGTAAGGGCTCGCACCGTCGCCTAGCGCGCCTGCACCTCGAAATTGTCAAAGACGACGTAGGAATCCGCTTTCGACCAGAGGCCGATCCTGCCGTTGATCTCCTCTTTCCAGGTATAGTCGATGAGCTTCGTGCCGTTGATAAAGCCCTCGATCCGTTTGCCGTTGATCGTTACCTTCATGGTATGCCAGGCATTGGCTGGGGTCGGCACATTGCGCATCCACTGCTCCGATGAACGTTTGCCGTGTTCCATCTTGAAAAGGACGAGGTTGTTCTCCAGGGCGTTGGCCCTCATCACCAGATATTCCCCGTTTGGCCTGATGTTGAAGGCGATGCCGGCAGCCTGGTCGATGCGCCCGCCGAGCCCCATGAAAGAGACGCTTATGGTGCCGTTGCGGAACTCGGGTACATCCTTCAGGATGGCCAGGGGAAAGTATTTGTACGCCTCCAGGTTGCGGAGGAACTCGGCGGAGCGGTTACCGTAAAGCGTTCTGGCCTTTTCGGCCGCGCCGCTGGACATGAGCCCCTGCTCCCATTTCCTGCCGTCCACGGCATACACCTGCCGCGTACCGTTCCTGTCGATGCGCCAGGTACCGACCAGTGAAACGAATGCCCGGGATTCGGCCCCGAAGGTCTCATTATCAAAGGAATACTTCCGGATGCCCGCGGCGCAGGCAATCCCGGCTGCCAGCAGGAACAGTGTTGCAATACACACAAACGTTTTTTTCATATGGCGGACTCCTTCCGTTGTGCCGCTTCAAGTGGCCGCGCGGGGTACAAGCCGGGCGCCGGCAACCGCAGCCGGTTATTCCGTCGCCACGCTTTTTAAAGCATCCTGCAACAACTGCATGGCCTTGTGCGGGTTGTGGGCGCCGAAGCTCCTGTCCTCCTTGACGGCAGCCAGCAGTTTACGGGCATCGTGGGCTTTCGTGCCGTTCTTTTCAAAGACCGCCATCGCT is a window of Geobacter sp. FeAm09 DNA encoding:
- a CDS encoding YkgJ family cysteine cluster protein, which produces MNDLLHNYRQLIERIDALCRGIKDALGEQVTCTEGCSDCCTAITLFPVEAASLAAALEALPEEEAEEIRAHVAEQAQGERCPLLRNHRCLLYAARPVVCRTHGLPIIYGSGHERRIDYCPLNLTEGETLPGSAIIDLDNLNSLLVAVNALFLSQSDAQDMPERLTIAETLLKRTPPR
- a CDS encoding class I SAM-dependent rRNA methyltransferase; protein product: MIRIVLHKNEDKRIKCGHPWVFSNEIREVSDKACAPGAAAELYDAGGGFIGCGHYNPRSLIAFRLLSRHRADLDLPEFYEQRVACALAHRQVLYPGMATFRAVYGESDFLPGLVVDKYGDHLSVQFLSAGMDVRRDLVAEALQRVFAPAGIIARNDVGVRHLEGLEEKVELLAGEIPDLVAMEENGLRFQVNLREGQKTGGFLDQKENHLLLKGISDGKAVLDCFCYTGSWAVHAASFGAASALGIDISARAVAQAARNAELNGLGGRATFEECDAFERLRSLHHEGRRFGVVVMDPPAFVKNRKNIAEATKGYLTVNRRALELLEPGGYLITCSCSYHMGREPFRDLLTQAARLAKREVRLVSSRAQAPDHPVLLSFPESEYLKCFVLQAVG
- the ltaE gene encoding low-specificity L-threonine aldolase, yielding MIDLRSDTVTRPGPEMRAAMMDAQVGDDVWGDDPTVNRLQTVVAERSGKEAALFLPSGTQSNLAALMAHCERGDEYIVGQVAHTYKYEGGGAAVLGSIVPQPIENAADGTLPLDKVASAIKHHGPGMGAHFARTRLLALEDTFNGQVLPARYIREAAALARERGLALHLDGARVCNAAVARNETLAQACAPFDSVSICFSKGLGAPVGSVLVGSQAFIERAHRWRKVLGGGMRQAGFLAAACLYALDSHFDRLAQDHANAEHLARGLGAIDQVTVTGQATNMVFARFPEEACAQLQAYLAERGMLVQVAPTTRLVTHLDVTEADLDDFVAAVKEYFSRG
- a CDS encoding nitroreductase family protein; the encoded protein is MIKGSDKRHADYLIDAIFLNRWSPRAMSGEAIPAEELKVLFEAARWAPSSNNNQPWRILYAQRDSGHWPLFFDLLTDSNKAWCVNAAALLVMVSKTTFEGGQPCRTHSYDTGAAWENLALQGCLRGYVVHGMQGFDYGRARAALNIPAEYQVEAMAAIGLPGRVEALPEALQARETPSDRRKLAQTVCEGPFCL
- a CDS encoding glycerate kinase, translated to MTQADKHILQSLFKAALSAVEPGAALAPHLERVGERLRSEGLQRLVVAGFGKAAIPMALAVQGRLGDLVSGGLVVVPHGITLPPFVTGGLKSLDLAFAGHPHPDHAGEAAARRIMELVRSCDRQTLLLLLVSGGGSALLAAPAEGITLEEKRATAALLMAAGADIHELNTVRKHLSAVKGGQLARLAFPARVVSLMISDVPGDRPDVIASGPAVPDPTTFGDALAVLGRFGLTGRVPPAVRRRLEQGNAGMAAETPKPGDPLFAKVESIIAARNRDALDAAAVAAEGLGLAARVSDDIVAGEAREAGRRLAHEALRCREELPPGQRLCLVSGGETTVAVTGNGKGGRNQELALAFALEIAATPGITLLSAGTDGIDGPTDAAGAIVDGDTVPLARLAGLDPLAALAANDAYPLLDACGALLKCGPTGTNVMDMQMCLITGGSVTP
- a CDS encoding metallophosphoesterase family protein, producing the protein MSRRVFVIGDLHGCARTLRELVTRGIRLTPSDTLYLLGDLIDRGPDSKGVLDFIFELTAAGYHVASVRGNHEEMCLRAPYSRSAMEMWAANGGLATLASFRADGPGDIPRRYLEYLDSLPPYILLDNFVIVHAGLNFDLEPPFDPFDDTEAMLWTRSDVVERRRIGGRRLICGHTMVSRQQLEASLKEDKIMLDNGCVTARWPDMGYLAALELNSMRVVFQENIDR
- a CDS encoding family 16 glycoside hydrolase encodes the protein MKKTFVCIATLFLLAAGIACAAGIRKYSFDNETFGAESRAFVSLVGTWRIDRNGTRQVYAVDGRKWEQGLMSSGAAEKARTLYGNRSAEFLRNLEAYKYFPLAILKDVPEFRNGTISVSFMGLGGRIDQAAGIAFNIRPNGEYLVMRANALENNLVLFKMEHGKRSSEQWMRNVPTPANAWHTMKVTINGKRIEGFINGTKLIDYTWKEEINGRIGLWSKADSYVVFDNFEVQAR